CCAAAATGCATGTTTGCAATGAAAACACAACTCGCTATCTAATGCTATTGTGTCAAAACTAGAAACCAATcccataagaaaaaacttgtagTAAGTCACTGATGCTCCAAGTTGATCAGCAGCATGTGAGAGAACATGCCTTCTGTCAGAAGAAATAAACAAGTGGCAAAAAGAACAAGACTTTATAGAGTACTAATCAAGTATAACATTTTAAGTATGCGGTGGTCAATTACAAAATACACATAAGACAATGGATGACAGGATCCTTGCTATTATTAACAATACCGCTGTGGCTACAGAAAGCTCACTATTACAaaaattttttactttttgtataCCAGAGATGAAGAGGATGAAAATATAGTCAAAGAATGGATTAATCTCAGTTTGATTATGCAGAAAGTACTGCATATTAAGAACAGCCTGCTTTCATCAGAATGAATCTCTCATAACTTGGAGGTGGTAACAGTGACTGACCTCCTAGCAAGATTAGCTGAACCTATTAAGTTGCTAGAAAGCTAGTAAATTAGGAGATTCGACCTAGAAATATATCCACTGTAAGCAGGAGGTCAGGTTTGGAGAAACATCAGGCATTGTTCATGATGACAAAAGAAAAGCTCATCATGAATACAACTTGTTGATGGATAAACTTGCCATAAATAAGCTAGACCTATAGATGAAGCCAAAAGCAGTGGAATCAAAAGCAGCAGGTATCTCAAGCAGCTTGAGGAGAACATCCTTGAAGATGAGAGATGACACCAAAGAACAAGGTGTGAATGAATATGGTTTCTCAACCTTCAGAGTCAAAGCTCAAATATATCTGCTTTCGTCACATGCTTTCCTCATACAGTATCTAGGAGCAGAAAGAAACTTATCTACCGGAGTAAAGCAGCTTATTTCCTTTGGCCAAGATTCAGTTTATGCAGTTACATGTGGGAGAAGTTACCCAAAGCATATTTTGCCACTGTATACTGTAAAGTCATTAGCAGGCAAAATGCAACTTACTTGAATATTAAAATATACGTGTCCTGATCTGTTTAAGTGAATACCCAGAGAGAATGACAAAGCCCTTTACTTTCAGAAGGCAGGATCAACCTCAGAACAAAATGAGCTTTGGTGTCAACAAATACAGACCCTTGTGCATACGCTACTCTAATGTGGGATGATACTGACAGACCTGAGGAGACAGTAAGCAGAGAAGAAACATTGCATCACATAAATGAAACTCCCTTTAAAGGAGCATAGCCCCAAAAGCTGTAAATTAACACTGCAAAGCGGAGAACAATATCACAGAATTGCCTTTGTCAGACTACAGGGTTGGGAGAAAAGATCAGATCTGCTGCCTTAAAGATGCAAGAAGAGAATACCACAGCTtcaatgtgtgaagaaaaaggaaggatcTGGTATGGATGCTTGTTCGCTTACATACCAAAATAATTCCAAGCTGGACTGGGTTCACTTTTCTGCTCCACAATGATGTATCAGTGAGCCAAGACTGTATAGGATACCTGCTCACTTTCAACTCCCCTGCAACAAAAATGTCTACTGtcagttcatttaaaaaacatgttAACTGTTGTGTAAAGCAGAGAGTTGAGCATTAGAAGAGCACTGGCACAGTTATTAAGCCTTATTCCCTCAGCACAAGATGGATCACTAAACAACAAACAGGGCAACCTGATGTACAGAAACAGTTTAAAAAGCTGGAACTTCTCCAGGTGGGTTACCTGGATGACAAATGGCAGGATTTTGGCCCAAAGACAGTCTCACTAACACTACACAGAACCCATAGAACTTGTCTGGTCATTAGAATAAAGATGAGTTTTACAACATGTGCAGACAGTTTTATGTATTAGAAGACACCAATAAAAAGTCTGAGAGATACAAGACAAGATCCAACAGAAGTGTTCACTTCAAGAGTGTAGTGGTGAGTCACTGTGTCCAACAATGAAGAAGTTATTCTGAAAAGCCTCATAAACAAGTCATATCTCATCAAATTATAGGTCAAAGAATGGGAAGAAAGCTCACAGATCACAGAGAAACTACATGGCAAAAGTCCTCTTATTGCCTGCGAGttcctcttcttccaaagctaaTCAGAGAACACTATGAATAATCATCTCATGAAAAGACGCACATGCTTTATCTTGTGTATACTCTGTACTGCAAATAACGGATACAAATATCTGGCACTGCTACACAGATATGTTCATGCTGTCTTAAGTTCAGCAATGCTTTTGTCCAAAGTATCAGAAAATTAGAACACAGAACAGGACAAGATTTACAATTTACAATTACGAGACTGACAATGTTTATATACTTCGTGAACATGAAGTACATGTCATGAACATGTCATGAACATGACagttatgtatatataaaaaacatcaCCATAGATTATATCACCTCAAGGAGTCACAATAATTAATTTTATACCAACGGCAGAGCTCTCAAAAATTAATGGTTATCTGTCCTACGCTAACACATTAACGGCTCACAGAAATAAACCCACACATATTCCTGACTCTCTAAAATCTCTTTGGTGCTCACCCACCTGTTTTTGAGTAATATATACCTTGGATGTCCAACATTCTTATGACATCTCTGTAATGTATTCAGGCAGCAAAGTCCTTGTGCACTAGTGACAACAGATTGCCACAACTGTACCTCTTCTCTGACCATTCAAtgcattttaactttttcttATATACAATTCTTATATATAATTCAGCATGTATTAATACCTAACACCTAACGCCAGCTCCAAGCCATTTTTAATGGCTTTTTGGAATAGTTTCCCAAATTAACTTATTTCCCCTGTTCTTTCCTGCCAGAATatcatcaattttttttaatgcctattAGTCTTCCCATCAGACCACCAGTTTTGTTGAACTGTATCTTATATTACAGAAACAGTAGTAGAGGTTTGAAATTTATAGCATATATTCCTCATAGCCAGAGATAGGTATTTCCATGGTTAGATCAGATGAGATATTCCAGTATCTACTTTTCCTGGCTACTCTATGGAaactagaaagaaaatatttgacaGTTATGAAGTAACCTGCCCATTTAAGATGTTTCTTTCTAACACTCAGTGAAGACTGACCTATGCTCAGAGCATAAGAACTTATCTCTCCTTTGGAAAGTTTCTCATCCAATATATTGTTGCTGTTCTCATTACGCATGAGTATCGAAACCCTTTTAGAATCCCACTACAGGCTACATGTAGTCAATGATACCTTGTTGTTAAATCTGGGTTACATTATTTTCTtacattctttaaaaaatttttcctttgcaatctaattgacattttcatttctgtattcTGACAGGGTTTAGCAAGAACTCAAACGTTTAATTAACTGACACACTTCGACTCTTCAGTTATGCCTATAAGTAGGCTCACAGGCTACGTGCAAGGGTCTGTCAGATATTATTCTAGTCTGATCGGGGAAGATCAGGCATATCTGGTACTTCTACAgttaaaaaccccaaaccctacaACACAACTTTCACAACATTGCAGACTCTTTTCGAAagccttaaaaaatgaaaaccaaaagccAATTTTTCTTTGCAAGTCATCATTAAAAAATTAATGTTAGACAGGATACCTCTGTCATATAAATGACAtcattttcaaaatcatttctaaatatttataaaagaatAAGTCTGAATTTGTTCTACTTCAATAAAGACCACAAacttttttgtatttatattaatataaagAACAGGAAATATTCATTTAATATTGTCAGTATTCAAAACAAGTTGAAGCAACATTCTTTCTAGGTCTAGACTCAAGCTCAAGATTGAGATGTTCTAATACTGCAAGAACTATTCATGTCTCAAGATTCTGGCCAAACTGAGCAAAAAAACCTGTTAGTTTGGCTGCATTAGGTAATCACCTTACATCCCCATTCCTGTAACTCTGGATGTGGTCAAGAGCAGAAAACACTTAGTAAAGTACAGGTCTATGCGTATCTGTACATTTTAAATTCCAAGAAGTTCAAGAAGAATCCAAATTCAAAATGCAACTTTTGGCCACGTGTCACTAAATTAATAGAAATAGACATTGAGTGTTGAAGCAAAACTTACTCAGATACTTGTTCAGCAGTTGGGAAATCtacagaaactgaaaataaaaaaaagatttaattaaagatatttttaagtgtGGAAATACACAAGTACTCACTTTCAAGCATAAATGCACAAAAATGATGTTAATGCAACTCAAAAAAGGACTGTAGTAACACAGACACATCcacatgtgtgcatgtatttATACATAGGTACACTATATGAAAAAGACACTATATGCACTCACCTTTTTCTATAACAACTTGACAAGTATGAGTATTATTTTCACTCAGATGTGTGGCCATGTTATCTAAGCCAGAAACATCAGTCAGGAAATCACAATTAAGACATACTACAGTCACACCTCtagagaagaaaaagtaaaaagaaagcatAAATACTACATGCTTATGAAAGGGTTTTGCTTAATTCACAGCAACTGGACAGACTATACAAGAAAAACCTCATGCAACTTTGGATAAATTGTGTCACAAAAAAATATTCTTATCTTTTGAACTGCAACCAGTGCCTAGGAATCCCAGGACATCTCTGTGAAATGCCATACAAATAAAGAATGGCACTTCAGACTACTTTATCTGTGagagtttgttgggtttttttcttcattttgcataTTATGAATAATTGGAGAATAGAGAATGGGAAGTCTTTTAAATGATTTGATAAAGAAGTTAAGAATTGTGGATAAACAGCAAATATTTGCCTCTGAAGAGAACACTGCCAATGGAAGAGCTAACATTTTCGTTTTCCTGCTCTTTCTAAACTGTGGAAGGCTAGAAATTCAAGAAGTTCTTATCTCATTTAATCAATCAGCTCACTAGCAGGAAGTAAAAATACAATGATTTGTAACTGATAAAGGAAATTACCTTAGCTCTGCTGAATGCTTCTTATAGATCCAAAATCTTTTACTCGGACGAGCACTATGAAAACTAAATAGAAGGAAACATTAGCACTTAAACTGATTTTCTTGAGTACATTATTCCACATACCCCCTACACTGTAAATGGTACTGTAATTTGCTTATGGCAAGGCATGAAAATAGAAGGCTCATCCACTGACCTGCATTATTCTAAAACATTAGATTTCTGAAAGCTTACAGGTTTGTGAATCCCATCTCTAATTCAAAACGCTGAAAAGTCGCATCGCTAGATTCAACTTCTAGTTATCTCAGTTTacggggggggaggaagagagaggaaagagtctgggcagaagagaaaaaaagaaagaaaccccagAACATCtgatgctgcttctgctgctgaattagcatcaagaagacatgaaagagaaaagactggCTATTCTGCTGCATGGTTTAGTATGACATCATCCAGTGCAGGGGCAACAGAAGGAAAAGCTTACCTTAGATTCCCCTTTCCCATTCTGGAGTAAGCTTTCTTTTGTACAGAGCTaaacagattaatttttttttaattttctaaatatGTAAGCCAGAGGTTATATGCATAAAAGCATGGAAACCATTTCAGTCAAGAACTTATATGAACATTGATATTATTATAAGACAAGAATTGAAGAGTTCCAAAATGTCAAGACACTATATACTTATACGTATTTAAATACACAACTGCATACTGTTTTTTCTGGAAGACCTTTGACTGCTTCAAGGCACAGGATTAACAAGCAGGTTTTCAAAACTGTGTTTTACTCTTACTGCTATGTGATCTATGTCTAATTTATTGCACAGTATACTCCTGTTGCTTTGAAAACATAAGCATTTGTTTTCTTAACAGTTCTTCTATAGCTGTCATCACTAGTACCCTACACTGCTTCGCAATCAGCAAGAAATCTCTTGTGAGGTGAGATGGTATTACTTTACAGATGACGAGAATGAAGTTTAAGAAAAAGTATCCATTTGAGCATGCTATTtgagacacccattacatggcaTTCCGAGCACAGATttcactagcaatagctgtagcTTTATATATTCAACACTTCGAATCAGATAAGGTCTTAAATCTGAAACCCAGAAAATAAGCAACACACAATTAGTCATTATTTGTAAAATCTGGCTGAAATGATTGGGACAAATTTCATAGACATTCTGAAGCAAAGACAGAATACTGCCTAAACCAAAAGATTTTTAAGGTAGAACCAGGGCATTGGTTTTAGGCCCTCATTACGAAGTGAAAATTCAAGTTTGCACATTTCCATGTCAGTCCCATGACCCAGATCAAAATTCAGCTAATACAAACACTTAACACAATCTATATGAATTTAAATAGTATTTGGTATGTATTTGATTTGATAAATTTGAAGAGGAGTTCTTACCTCATCATGTGATTCACATAGGCTTTGCTACAGCTAGTGTTATATCTGCATAAGCTACAATGGACATAAGTGGGAAAGTGGCTTGCAAAATCTTTTATTTCCGAGAAACACTCGATACATTTGTGAGCTCCCAAACGATACCTAACAGTAACACAGAAATAGGTTAATAGTTAACATTAACACTTTAAGATGATATAACTAGTTCaaatttttactttaaatcagtaacaagcttgttttttctttaattatattaTCATTATAATCTTAATCATAAACTGAAAGTTAACGTAAGCATCTGTTATTGGCCACTGCTGGAAACAAGATACTACACTAGATGAGAACCTCTGATTATAGCTGCTGCTTCTGTCTTTATgcactttaaaattatttcaaaagaagTGGTTCATACATCATGATGTGTAGAAAAGCCTGTGGTTTTCCTGTTCCCCCTGATATTCCCCACAAGTTCTGAAATATCTACAAATCAAGAATGCAAAAACCTGCTCTTCCCCAATTTTGCTGGCTGTTTTCAGATGTCTcagaaaggggtgtgtgtgtgtgtgtgtgtgtgtgtgtgtgtgtgtggagacacatacacacaagtatatataaaatgtgtgcatgtaactacacacacacacacacacactatatatatatatataaaatatacacacacacacacgtgttaGCACCTTATTGAAAGGGGGCATCCATTGTCTTTAATAAAGACAACTACTAACTCATGTTACCAAATGAAATTATATTCTAGTCCATAAAACACACACTAAATTATCAAAATAAGGATAGCATTCTCCCCTCAGCTTGTCCTACATTCTTGATTCTTTTGGTAGCTCTCCAAAGTGCCTCCTAGAGCAGACAAACTTTTAAATAAAGGATTCAAGTAAAACCCTTACTCTGAAGGAGGAAAAACACTTTTCCCTCCATCAGGAAGCCTGAAAAGAACACCTGGGCAAATGTATTCCCCTTCACAGGTCACTTTTGAACATAAATCTGTCTGATTAGTCAGTATTTCAATAGTCTGTGCCTCTTTGTGTATAGAAAAATCTAAATTTAGAATACAGAAGTTTCCAGAGCATCTGTTCTTCCATCATGTTTGTCTGCCAAAGTTACAAGGAAAACAGATTCAGAATTATAATCACATTACCAGCATGCGAGAAGTTTCTTTATGAGTTTGTTCTTCCTGCAAGTGAAGTGTCAAATCTTCTGTATTGTAGTATTgcaagtcatttaaaaataatgatcaGTTATTTATATTCAAAGTacatttaaaaagatattttttaatgCTAATATTTTACCTCAGATTATGCAATGCTGtatttgcaactttttttttttttttgctgctgctgttggtcCATGCATTTTGCTTCTTGGGTATAGCTGATGGCTTTGATTTTGCTTTTGACTTGTTTGCATTAGATTTGTTGTGATTTTTACTGCTTGTATTTTTAGCTTTAGGTGATAACTGAAATGTTGAAGTGCTTGTACTAACAGAAGATGTAGCAGATGATCCTGACTGAAGAGGTCCAACAGATGCTCGAATAGTAACCTAGAAGTATGAAATTAAAAATTGTTCTGTTTagatttaagtttttttttttttttccagttctcatTTTCTATTTATCCCAAAGTTTGAGCCACCTTAGGATAAAAATAAGTATGTTGCATATAGCGTAAGAAACCCTAGGCGGTAAAGCCTgttttgaaaaatatgaaataatgttTAATAGCACAAACATAACCTAAACAGTCTATTTCCAGCAAAACAAGAGCTTTAAGCAACCAGTAGATTGCCCTGACTGCTCTCTTATCAGCTCTGCAACTGGCTACAACctgctttcttaaagaaaaaaaacaaaacaaaacacagtccccgttcccccccccaacccctcacCCCactaaggaaaagaaacagagggtCAGTTAGCCCCACATGGAAGATCCCATCAGTTTTTGCATTAAATTCCATCAGTTTTTACATCAAATAAACCCCCTGTTGTCTCATTGCCTCCTGACCAGCATATCTACTTACTCCACATATTCTTGTACCTCATTCTAGCCCCGCCCCAGTGAAGGGCAAATTCTGATTCCTAacctcttgtctgacctcatcaCGCTCCCTTGCCTTGCCCTTTAATTTGGTTATTCAGTTTTCACTCACAGCATGACTTCTAATTATACTTCTTGCCCAAATTCATAGTTTTTATGGATCGCCTCAGCTTCTAAACATGGTTCCAAACTCTTCAGCTTCATCAATGTCCAGTCAAAGGCTAAcatcaaaattttaaataaagctaAGCTTTCATTAGGTCTCTGAGACTGAAATCTTTAGAAAAATTGAAGCATTATCACAGAACACAGAATCTGTGCTTCACATTCTGCCATGCAACTCTATCAACATCAACTTCAACGATTTTCCTTTCAAAGCACCATACAGCAATCCTACAGGAAATTAAGTGTGAAGAGCTGATCaacatgttcattttctttttaatttcaactgaaagaaaataagtcTTCACATTTTATGAAAAGACTGTAGGAAAAAATCCCGAAATCTACAGGAAAATCCTAGTTTAATTTGTTCCTCCTCAAGAAATGGAAGAATGACTTAAAGATAGCCTTAGTATTCTGAAGGGACCCTGCTTTTCTTCACGACACATAGCAAATTGCTTGTTTTACTTCATAGTGCTGGAGCTAAAAAGTTCTGGGGCACTGTGTTCTAAGGAGGATCACCCATAGGGAGGTAAGTCTACATGAGTAGTCTACCCTACATGATTTTTGGCACTACCTTCCACAGGTTGAAAATGTTTCATGAGAAGTGACACACGTCCCTCAGATCAACAGCTAGACTACACTGTTTGCTCCTAGCACAAAGAAAGACAAAAGAGGAGGGGACAAATTAACCCATAGCTCAAGAAACCAGCAGACGTGACTGGACTACTTTCAGTTATATAAACTGATATTTCTATACATAcgtacatttttatatatatatgtgtgtgtgtacacacacacacacattatatatgaATGGAAAAGACAGCAGCAACACAGATGACCAGCAGGAAAGCATAACCAACATGTCTAGCAAGTCTGGCAACAGGGAAGAAATTAAGCTGTTTTGGAGGTGGCaaaaatttcattattttgaaaagagagggaggaaagcacTTTCTTCTGATCTCTTCTCTACCAAGGTATGGGTTTTTTCCTTTGCCCCTTTTAGTTTTTTTGTATGACACACACTTACCTTTGTTCCAGGAGGCAAACCTTCTAACTGCTTAGGTTTTCTAAATGTTCGATGATGTTGAGTCTTGTGATCCATTTTTTCTTTGCATGTCAAAAACTGCAACCTGCACTTAGTACAACGgtatattccttttttcttttttaaaagaaagaaaatctacaCTAAGCAGAAACGTCATGCTAAACAAAACTCCAGCCTTAGTCTGTCTCAAGCAATGATCACacagtttttttaaaatcaacttgACAAACTCCTAATATTGTAAAAGCCAAAATGGCATAGGAATTAAAGAGAGaacaattaaacattttaaaagcgtAAGGCAGTACTATTACTGAGAAGAGGAGTAATCAGGTTACCAGTTCCAAGACGACACACTACTTAACAGTCCTTTCTCTACCTGAACCAGTAAAAGGTTTGCTAATACTGtcaagaaaagtagaacactacaacttaaagaaaaagaatatcaAAGACATTTTCAAGTGTATTTAGAAATTTTTAAGCAGGGATCTGCTGTCATACAGCATACATGCAAACATGCAAAAATTCTAACACAATTTACTTAAGACTTTTCAAAAGAAGCAGTCAGAAGTTTTTTTACTGTATCTTATTAACTATTCTTATTAACAACCATACAAATCAactgcacaatttttttttggagAGAGATATGACAGTTATATATAGTAGTTTTCTAGCATTAAGGAATGAAAACAGCTACTTACCTGATGCCTCATGTAATGATGCATATACGGTGCTCCAATTTTAATTACTTTGAGGCAAAATGGGCATAGCaaatgttttgtattttcatGAACTGTTCTGAAATGCATTTCTACATCTGAAAAAGCTGAGGATCGGTAATTGCATACCTAAAAACAGAAATTTGATATACTTGTTAAAAGTTTAGGGATAGGAAGAACAGGTTGGGGGGTGAGGAATGTAATCTAAATACAAAACCAATCACACTGAAATACCTGGCAAACATATGGCATTTCACCTGGCTTATGATTGTCCTTCATATGTTGCAAAAGAACTTGCTCTGTTTCAAAGGATAATTCACAGATTTTACAAATAgctagaaaagtttaaaaaaaaaattagtttggaGGCAGAAGTGAATAAATtgtaatatatatgtatgcataaacGATATCAATTATAAATGTAACACAACTCAAGGATTATTCTGTTCTTGAAATTCCCTGTCCAACTTCAGGAAGCCTGAAGTGCAAGCCCCTTAAACAACATGAATTCTTGCAAACAAActttcaattaaaagaaaaagaaacagaaaaagcaaaaatattttgaaagatctttttttccagatGCATTGCTCCAAAGTAAGTTGAATAACTGCCCAGCTCCTATATTAAATCTCAATATTATTGCTCTTAAAGTATAACCATTCactacagctttatttttttaatttacaagcTGGCaagaaaaagtcagaaaatatCTAAAAAATTTTGGGACCATGAGAAGATTGAATGTGATACAGTCTAACTTACTAGATGACTCGTAAGGCGTGTGTGTACTTTCAATGTGGCACTGCAGCTGGAAGGGGGTGGGAAACTGACGGTAACAGTGCTGGCAGGTGGTGTGGCTTTCCCAACTTTCACTGCTCTGCTTCTCAAGCTCTAAGTGATGTTTCATGTGGTTCATAAACCTTTAAATAATAGTGAACAGGTGCAAAAAGCTACATTTTAACAAATGTTATACATGAGAATGTCACATGTAAGATGTAGAAGAAGCTTCAGAAACCTTGCAAGCACTTCTTAATTTCAAAATATCATAAGAGTAGGCATTCATTAAAAATAGCAAAGTTAAGCAAGCTAACTAAGCCAGAACTAATCTTTCAAAGTTCAAAACCAAATATTGACTACTATAAGAATCATACAGCTTACCTGAAACACGTTCTAAGACTGaagtattttattgtatttttcaagttTGTTGTGTCAAAGTTCTTGCCATGAAGTATAGGGAAAttagcaacagcaacaacaaaacataTAAACCGTTCACTTTCTGAACTTCTCTATGAATGTTTCAAAGCCACATTATGAAGTAAATATAACTTTGGTTCTGCTGAAAGCTATTAAGCAGCAAGACATTATCTGCAATGAGGACATTCACAGCTGAATCTGAAACTACCTCCATTCAGAATTGACAGGGTTCTAACAGCTTTCTTTGTATAAAGCACTTAGGACAGAAGATGAATTATGAAGCACAGTTATCAAAGAATGCCACTGTGCAGCTGGCAATCAAAGCAGTATCAGAAACCTGGTAGTATGATGTCAGCTACACCAGAAAAATTGAATACCCACGTAGACAGACAAGAATCTACACAATGACTACAGCAGCAAGGCAAGATCATGTTACTCCTAAAAGTTACCATCTTTCCTTCATTAACATATGTCCACCTTTCTGTAGGAGGACCTATCTTGGCCAAGATGTCTTGCTCATGACTAGAAGTTGGCAGGTGACAGCTACTTGTGGAGCAGTAAGTTGTGACAAGGACAGGTTAGTTGCACAGCCTACTACAGTTCATTTAATAACCATCCTATTTTGAATAGACTTCATTTCAGTATAGCCAGAGGAACAGTTAAATACACATCATGCTCCcagaagaaatgtatttctcGAAGTGGTGACCTTGGAATTGAAAAAACACAAATATCAcgcagttgcaaaaaaaaaaacaaaacaaaacacacacacacaccaaaaaaaaaaaaacaaaacacacagaccaaaaaaaccccacaccaacCCACATACTAACTGAAGATATCTACATATCTCAGAGAAGAAAGGAACTGATGCTACTACTTGCATACTGCTTTAATAGAGCATTACTTTAGTGTTGTGTTCAATCCTAACTCATTTAAAGAGAATAGGAAATGAAGATGACTCACTTTGCAATTTTCTGAATTAAGGTCCAGAAAACTTCCATTAGAGGTAAAGACACACTATGTTTTTTTTGTACAAAAATGGCTAAAATAATAAACATTGGAAGAAAAATTCTGAATTTAGGTACACTGGTACTGCAAAATTAATATGGCTGAAAGTGTACTCTacagaaatccaaacaaaaatgACATGCTCATTTTAATAGCTTCCTCTGGAACATACAGGCATGATAGCACCAATAGCTCCTACACATAATGCTGAGTAGAAAATAGTGCAAGAAAAATTCTCAGAAAGAAACCAAATATTCTCAAAAAAACAACCCAGTACCTTATGCAGCAGCAGCTGATTTCATGGAGCTGGTGACTGCATTTTTATGCAGTTTGTGCATTTGACATGGTTTTTACCACAGTCTAAAGATGACAAAACTTGCTGGTACTCTACCTCTTGCAATTCCTAAAACTAGCCAGAATTTTTGATctgctatattattattatactatgactgtttttcttcttgggatCAGGGGCTAGATGAAGCATAAAGTTTAATATATTATTATAATCAAGATTTAAGAAAGAGTTACCCAGAAAATACTGACAATGTCAAGGAGTTCTGGTAATAAAATCTAATTCATCAGCAAAGAGTAAT
This Apteryx mantelli isolate bAptMan1 chromosome 15, bAptMan1.hap1, whole genome shotgun sequence DNA region includes the following protein-coding sequences:
- the ZNF280D gene encoding zinc finger protein 280D isoform X7, producing the protein MAELFMECEEEELEPWQKRVKEVEEDDDDDEPIFVGEISSSKPASTYILNRVNFSSSRRGIQNGAPIRGTVTTFKPDSHHYATPTSSPSAMPVSSVFQSVSRPTTSSVAVQPLSRPMNVSGTSQILQRPIAGCLSTQQMPRSNSGISQPVSRPVTIPVTTQPVSRNITIPVMAQPVPRPVTTVTAQPGILDQDYIMDSPPAAPDNTSGILFGVRQNSGVPQYQTGPAVNVTGLNESGFVSKRPATSEGNSVTPKKAKPNEVGAGSNSAVSPTVNSPTVTPSQNVSSKGTNTASSNIKNGGPFPRACPKCNIHFNLMDPLKNHMKYCCPDMINNFFPGMAKTECSSTTSKIAESEKGKLIMLVNDFYYGKHEGDIQQVQQEQKTHTTFKCFSCLKVLKNNIRFMNHMKHHLELEKQSSESWESHTTCQHCYRQFPTPFQLQCHIESTHTPYESSTICKICELSFETEQVLLQHMKDNHKPGEMPYVCQVCNYRSSAFSDVEMHFRTVHENTKHLLCPFCLKVIKIGAPYMHHYMRHQKKGIYRCTKCRLQFLTCKEKMDHKTQHHRTFRKPKQLEGLPPGTKVTIRASVGPLQSGSSATSSVSTSTSTFQLSPKAKNTSSKNHNKSNANKSKAKSKPSAIPKKQNAWTNSSSKKKKKVANTALHNLRYRLGAHKCIECFSEIKDFASHFPTYVHCSLCRYNTSCSKAYVNHMMSFHSARPSKRFWIYKKHSAELRGVTVVCLNCDFLTDVSGLDNMATHLSENNTHTCQVVIEKVSVDFPTAEQVSEGVESEQVSYTVLAH